The nucleotide sequence CCATCGAGAGCACCCGTTCCACCTCGCCGCCGAAATCGGCGTGGCCGGGTGTGTCTACAATATTGATGCGGTAGTCGCGCCAGCGCAGCGCAGTGTTCTTGGCGAGAATGGTGATGCCGCGCTCGCGCTCCAGATCGTTGGAATCCATGACGCGCTCGGTCAGCGCGGCGCGCGCGCCAAAGGTTCCCGACTGCTGCAACAGCTTATCCACCAGCGTGGTCTTGCCGTGATCCACGTGGGCGATGATGGCGATATTGCGTAAATTCTCTATCACAGTGACATCCATACTTAGCAAAACCAAACATTATACACTGCAATAGTTACCGGACGCCACCATGTTGATATATGGACATATTCAAGCCGTAAGCCCTACCCCCCGAGCAGCGCCCCGATTGAATAAGCCGCCACCCCCGCCCCGCCGCCGATCAGCACCATCCGCAAACCGCCCCACAGGGCCTGTCTCCCGGTGAACAGGCTGAGAGTCGCTCCCACGGCGAACAAACTGACGGCCGCAAGTCCTGCGCTCACGGAAACCGCTGCGCTCAGGTGCAGTAAAAACGGCAGCAAAGGGATTACGGCGCCGATACCAAAGGAGAAAAAGGAGTAAAACGCGGCGCCCCAGGCCGAGCCGAGGTCGTCGGGGTTGAGGCCCAGCTCCTCGCGCGCCAGGCTGGCGAGGGCGTGCTCTGGGTTGCGGATAATGTCTTGCGCGAAGCTGCGCGCCTGCTCCATGTCCGCCCCGCGCGCGTGGTATATGAGCGCAAGCTCCTCGGCCTCTTCGTCCGGGTACTGTTCCAGTTCCTCGCGCTCCAGGCCGATCTGGTATTCGTACATCTCCCGCTGGGATCGCATGGAAATATATTCGCCTGCGGCCATGGAAAGCGCGCCGGCGAGGAGTCCGGCCACACCCGACAACAGGATGAGCTTGGGATCGCTGATCGCCCCGGCCACCCCGAGGATGAGACTGGTATTGGAGACCAGCCCGTCGTTCACGCCGAATACGGCGGCGCGCAGATTGCCGCCGCTCCCCGCTCCCTTGTGGCGATGGCC is from Gammaproteobacteria bacterium and encodes:
- a CDS encoding VIT1/CCC1 transporter family protein, which produces MSALENWTEEMQSAYLYRVLAEVEADPVKGRLFKRLGEAAGAQAGIWAEQITRHGGAPPHEFHPSLRTRVVASLIRTLGPRAIRPVLAAIKIRGLSVYAGAPGAVGHVMPTSVQDFGHRHKGAGSGGNLRAAVFGVNDGLVSNTSLILGVAGAISDPKLILLSGVAGLLAGALSMAAGEYISMRSQREMYEYQIGLEREELEQYPDEEAEELALIYHARGADMEQARSFAQDIIRNPEHALASLAREELGLNPDDLGSAWGAAFYSFFSFGIGAVIPLLPFLLHLSAAVSVSAGLAAVSLFAVGATLSLFTGRQALWGGLRMVLIGGGAGVAAYSIGALLGG